The Eriocheir sinensis breed Jianghai 21 chromosome 28, ASM2467909v1, whole genome shotgun sequence region TATTAAACATTACAGATCACAACaatctactactactgcaacacacacacacacacacacacacacacacacacacaccagactagACAATGATGAGCGGGTGGTTGGATGGAGTTGGAGACGATGAGACGAACAAGACGCCTgacaaggaggatgaggaggatgagggggaggggggggaggagaagactTCAGAGTAGGAAGGCGGAGGAGTTTCTTCCTTGATCAGCGTCTCGTAGTCTGGTGGTTGTTCCTGAAGGGGGGGAAATACcgtggtcatcatcatcatcatcatcattactacgactactttttttttttttacaacaaaggagacagctcaagggcacaaaaaaggaaacaaaaaaaaaaaaaaaaaagcccgctactcgctgctcctacaaaaaagaatcaaaagaggtggccgaatgagaggtcaattactactctttatactactactactactactactactgtggatATGGATAattggagaaagaaagtaaatggaaaaaaaacaaaacaagggataagcaagagaaagaaaaactgaaaaggtCACGGAAAAGAAACACAGAGAGGGAAAAGTCAAAGAAATCCCAGTAACTTGCGTAAAAGATTTTCTCCTGAGTCAAACAAAGCAGCTGATGGGAGTTAATTGTACCCGTCTAGGTGCGTcactatgaaaaaaaataggatatcctgtatgtgtgtgtgagtgtgtgtgtgttcccaggactctacacccctcccccccccccacacacacatgaaaattcACCCTTATTCAGCCCTTTACATTATCAAATTATTCATTATATACAAGTTCTAGCGGATTGTGGCATCTACCCCTTATTGCACCGCTTATGGGAACACACTCATAAGAAAATTTGTCGCCGTGTACGACCGAAAAGTAATGAAATAGAAGGCAACAAGGCTCACCAGTCGATCTTTTTAGGTTCAAGAAAAGCAAAACTTGTAGacagagaaaaggacaaaaaaaaaaaaaatgatgtaagaGAGTCCCCAAGTCTTAAAATCTTGtctgaaaatagagaaaaaaaattcaagcAAAGGGTAACATCAGAAAAAGCAGAGTGTAGACATAGAATCAAtaatatatagttttaaacaagtAAACCTCTACACacttatattaataataaaaaaaactacacaaGAGTCCCAAAACACTAGTATTAAGAAAATCGTGTCTGCTAATAGAAGAAAAAGCAATCAGGCAAAGGGTAGCAGCAGAAGGGTCAGGGTTTGTAGACACAGAATCAATAATAAAGAGGTAAACAAGTAAACCCTACACACCTATGTTAAAAAAAAACCTCTTGTCTGTATATAACAAAAACAGTCAAGAAGTAACCAATCAAAAATGTAGAAAGTAAGTACTATACAAAACAAtgctactcaagctcatccctttactgtccaaatctcttacgcaaaagttaaccagcatcttcactctttcagccctcacgctggtaaactctagaacaatcttccttcatctgtatttcctcctgcctacgactttaactctttcaagaggagggtatcaggacacctcccgaaattgacctatctttcggccactcctctaactctttttaggagcagtgagtagcgtagtcccgtttgtttcctttttttatgcccttgaactgtctcctctgccgtaaaaaaaaaaaatacacacgaaaCAACACAAGTACAGCCCCCACACACCTGTATCTGAATTGGGTGCTGCAACCGGCGGTCGAGGAACATGTTGAAGAGCATGAGCGCGAGGATGAACCCGTTGAGGAAGCAGCCGAGGATGAGCGTCGCCTGGCCCTGGCCCACCGTCCACGAGCCTCCACAAGTGCTGACGTCGCTGGTCCTGTCGATCTAGACATGGAGACGAGACGTGTTAATAGTATAAGAAcagggagcaccgttgccagattatcgtactcagagcctcgtatttaccggtttctgagccatagctattgccaaaaaacaccaataattaaccattttaacgataaacaTATATGAAGGCAATTGCTGGGGTCGAGGATGGCAGACAtaaaggctgagtacgacaatctggcagcgttgagTCAGGGAGTCTGCGCAAAGGGGTATTCTCAAATAGATCGGCGCCTATCGTGAGCCtggttgaaaagcctctcgtagaagttgttgggatttccatagattgttttgtgatgctagggATAGTTTTACGCGGCTTCtgtatcttgaacgggaaaataacTCACAAAAATCTGATAATCTCTGTGGGCCtgtagaagttgttgggatttccatagattgttttgtgatgctggggaTAGTTTTACGcggcttctgtaccttgaacgggaaaataacTCACAAAAATCTgattaatctcctctgtggctcTGGGAAATAGTCATGGGAGtccgatacctttaagaatatGAACTCAGATAATGATTTCAGGGAGAAGGCaggtagggaaaggtaaagaaaggtagaaaatgaaTAGATGAAAAGTTGAGTAAGGTGGAAAGGTGACAGGCGTGTGTAAATTGATCGAGTcgacaggtaaacaggtgaatAGATTGAAAATACTCAGGTGAAAAAGGTGATCAATGCTGAATAGAAGAAAAATTGACAAAGGTAAAAAGATTGAACAGGTAAAACAACAAGGACCGGTGGGCAAATTAACTGAAGGTACAGGTAATGAAAAGATAAACATAT contains the following coding sequences:
- the LOC127004437 gene encoding uncharacterized protein LOC127004437 translates to MRSSPHHGDGGGGGGGGAEGMNQAEGADGGGGEEGVGWWRWRRRRSAMECSVNCVMAFCRRKPHWPTVLPVLGVGWLVATFLTGYGMYMVICHAPTHHLHVFTTRGYQTMIDRTSDVSTCGGSWTVGQGQATLILGCFLNGFILALMLFNMFLDRRLQHPIQIQEQPPDYETLIKEETPPPSYSEVFSSPPSPSSSSSSLSGVLFVSSSPTPSNHPLIIV